A genomic window from Lotus japonicus ecotype B-129 chromosome 1, LjGifu_v1.2 includes:
- the LOC130747415 gene encoding uncharacterized protein LOC130747415, whose amino-acid sequence MFDHTTRGPLAISIIVKRHDIDGALATLGSISANLNSVLVLDETNFKDWKENMEIVLGCMDLDLALRVEKPASPTESSTSEQRKDYEKWDRSNRMSLMIIKRDIPEVFRGTISEEIRSAKDFLAEIEKRFAKSDKAETSTLLQNLISMKYQRKGNIREYIMGMSNIASKLKALKLELSDDLLIHLVLFSLPAQFSQFKISYNCQKEKWSLNELIHFVCKKRKG is encoded by the exons AATTAGTATTATTGTCAAAAGACATGATATTGATGGTGCACTAG CTACTCTTGGTTCGATATCTGCTAATCTGAATTCAGTTCTGGTCCTTGATGAAACAAATTTTAAGGACTGGAAAGAGAACATGGAAATTGTTCTTGGCTGCATGGATCTTGACCTTGCACTAAGGGTGGAGAAACCCGCTTCTCCTACAGAATCTAGTACCTCTGAACAGAGGAAGGATTATGAGAAGTGGGATCGCTCCAATCGCATGAGTCTGATGATCATTAAGCGCGACATTCCTGAGGTCTTTAGGGGTACTATCTCGGAAGAGATAAGAAGTGCCAAAGATTTCCTTGCTGAAATTGAAAAGCGCTTTGCAAAAAGCGATAAGGCGGAAACAAGTACTCttcttcagaacttgatttcCATGAAATATCAGCGCAAAGGAAATATAAGGGAATACATTATGGGCATGTCAAATATTGCTTCAAAACTTAAGGCGCTAAAGCTTGAGTTGTCGGATGACTTGCTCATTCATTTAGTATTGTTTTCTCTTCCTGCACAATTCAGTCAGTTTAAGATATCTTATAACTGTCAAAAGGAGAAATGGTCTCTTAACGAGCTCATTCATTTTGTGTGcaagaagaggaaaggttga